The following coding sequences lie in one Chionomys nivalis chromosome 8, mChiNiv1.1, whole genome shotgun sequence genomic window:
- the Gatd1 gene encoding glutamine amidotransferase-like class 1 domain-containing protein 1 isoform X1: MASERLPSRPACLLVASGASEGVSAQSFFHCFTLASAAFNLQVATPGGKAMDFVDVTESNTRWVQDFRLKAYASPAKLESIDGARYHALLIPSCPGALTDLASSGSLARILQHFRSESKPICAIGQGVAALCCATNENRSWVFEGYSLTGPSVYELIRAPDFARLPLVVEDFVKDSGAGFSASEPDAVHVVLDRHLVTGQNTNSTVPAVQNLLFLCGSRALKPPFGPCGMLEASKS, encoded by the exons ATGGCATCCGAGCGGCTGCCCAGCAGGCCTGCCTGTCTCTTGGTGGCCAGCGGCGCTTCTGAAG GTGTGTCAGCCCAGTCCTTCTTCCACTGCTTCACATTGGCCAGTGCTGCCTTCAACCTACAGGTGGCCACCCCTGGG GGAAAGGCCATGGACTTTGTGGATGTGACCGAGAGCAATACACGCTGGGTACAAGACTTCCGTCTCAAAGCTTACGCAAGCCCCGCTAAGCTTGAGTCCATAGATG GTGCCCGGTACCATGCTCTCCTGATTCCCAGCTGTCCTGGCGCCCTGACTGACCTTGCCAGCAGTGGGTCCCTGGCTCGGATACTGCAGCACTTCCGCTCAGAGAGCA AACCCATCTGTGCCATTGGCCAAGGTGTCGCTGCCCTGTGCTGTGCTACCAATGAAAACAGGTCCTGGGTGTTCGAAGGCTACAGCCTGACAGGG CCTTCTGTGTATGAGCTCATCAGGGCACCTGACTTTGCCCGCCTGCCGCTGGTTGTGGAGGACTTTGTGAAGGACTCTGGCGCTGGCTTCAGTG CCAGTGAGCCCGACGCCGTGCATGTGGTGCTGGACCGCCACCTGGTCACTGGTCAGAATACAAACTCCACTGTTCCCGCTGTCCAGAACCTGCTCTTCCTCTGTGGCAGCCG GGCCCTCAAGCCTCCGTTTGGACCCTGTGGAATGCTGGAGGCCTCCAAGAGTTAA
- the Gatd1 gene encoding glutamine amidotransferase-like class 1 domain-containing protein 1 isoform X3, translating to MASERLPSRPACLLVASGASEGVSAQSFFHCFTLASAAFNLQVATPGGKAMDFVDVTESNTRWVQDFRLKAYASPAKLESIDGARYHALLIPSCPGALTDLASSGSLARILQHFRSESKPICAIGQGVAALCCATNENRSWVFEGYSLTGPSVYELIRAPDFARLPLVVEDFVKDSGAGFSASEPDAVHVVLDRHLVTGQNTNSTVPAVQNLLFLCGSR from the exons ATGGCATCCGAGCGGCTGCCCAGCAGGCCTGCCTGTCTCTTGGTGGCCAGCGGCGCTTCTGAAG GTGTGTCAGCCCAGTCCTTCTTCCACTGCTTCACATTGGCCAGTGCTGCCTTCAACCTACAGGTGGCCACCCCTGGG GGAAAGGCCATGGACTTTGTGGATGTGACCGAGAGCAATACACGCTGGGTACAAGACTTCCGTCTCAAAGCTTACGCAAGCCCCGCTAAGCTTGAGTCCATAGATG GTGCCCGGTACCATGCTCTCCTGATTCCCAGCTGTCCTGGCGCCCTGACTGACCTTGCCAGCAGTGGGTCCCTGGCTCGGATACTGCAGCACTTCCGCTCAGAGAGCA AACCCATCTGTGCCATTGGCCAAGGTGTCGCTGCCCTGTGCTGTGCTACCAATGAAAACAGGTCCTGGGTGTTCGAAGGCTACAGCCTGACAGGG CCTTCTGTGTATGAGCTCATCAGGGCACCTGACTTTGCCCGCCTGCCGCTGGTTGTGGAGGACTTTGTGAAGGACTCTGGCGCTGGCTTCAGTG CCAGTGAGCCCGACGCCGTGCATGTGGTGCTGGACCGCCACCTGGTCACTGGTCAGAATACAAACTCCACTGTTCCCGCTGTCCAGAACCTGCTCTTCCTCTGTGGCAGCCGGTGA
- the Gatd1 gene encoding glutamine amidotransferase-like class 1 domain-containing protein 1 isoform X2 yields MASERLPSRPACLLVASGASEGVSAQSFFHCFTLASAAFNLQVATPGGKAMDFVDVTESNTRWVQDFRLKAYASPAKLESIDGARYHALLIPSCPGALTDLASSGSLARILQHFRSESKPICAIGQGVAALCCATNENRSWVFEGYSLTGPSVYELIRAPDFARLPLVVEDFVKDSGAGFSASEPDAVHVVLDRHLVTGQNTNSTVPAVQNLLFLCGSRK; encoded by the exons ATGGCATCCGAGCGGCTGCCCAGCAGGCCTGCCTGTCTCTTGGTGGCCAGCGGCGCTTCTGAAG GTGTGTCAGCCCAGTCCTTCTTCCACTGCTTCACATTGGCCAGTGCTGCCTTCAACCTACAGGTGGCCACCCCTGGG GGAAAGGCCATGGACTTTGTGGATGTGACCGAGAGCAATACACGCTGGGTACAAGACTTCCGTCTCAAAGCTTACGCAAGCCCCGCTAAGCTTGAGTCCATAGATG GTGCCCGGTACCATGCTCTCCTGATTCCCAGCTGTCCTGGCGCCCTGACTGACCTTGCCAGCAGTGGGTCCCTGGCTCGGATACTGCAGCACTTCCGCTCAGAGAGCA AACCCATCTGTGCCATTGGCCAAGGTGTCGCTGCCCTGTGCTGTGCTACCAATGAAAACAGGTCCTGGGTGTTCGAAGGCTACAGCCTGACAGGG CCTTCTGTGTATGAGCTCATCAGGGCACCTGACTTTGCCCGCCTGCCGCTGGTTGTGGAGGACTTTGTGAAGGACTCTGGCGCTGGCTTCAGTG CCAGTGAGCCCGACGCCGTGCATGTGGTGCTGGACCGCCACCTGGTCACTGGTCAGAATACAAACTCCACTGTTCCCGCTGTCCAGAACCTGCTCTTCCTCTGTGGCAGCCG GAAGTAA
- the Taldo1 gene encoding transaldolase, with protein sequence MSGSPVKRQRMESTLDQLKQFTTVVADTGDFNAIDEYKPQDATTNPSLILAAAQMPAYQELVEEAIAYGKKLGGPQEEQIKNAIDKLFVLFGAEILKKIPGRVSTEVDARLSFDKDAMVARARRLIELYKEAGISKDRILIKLSSTWEGIQAGKELEEQHGIHCNMTLLFSFAQAVACAEAGVTLISPFVGRILDWHVANTDKKSYEPQEDPGVKSVTKIYNYYKKFGYKTIVMGASFRNTGEIKALAGCDFLTISPKLLGELLKDNTKLAPVLSVKAAQTSDLEKIHLDEKAFRWLHNEDQMAVEKLSDGIRKFAADAIKLERMLTERMFSAENGK encoded by the exons CCATTGATGAGTACAAGCCCCAGGATGCCACCACCAACCCATCCCTGATCCTGGCTGCAGCACAGATGCCTGCCTACCAAGAGCTGGTAGAGGAGGCCATCGCCTACGGCAAGAAGCTGGGTGG GCCACAAGAGGAACAGATTAAAAATGCTATTGATAAACTTTTTGTGCTGTTTGGAGCAGAAATACTAAAGAAGATTCCAGGCCGTGTATCCACAGAAGTGGATGCAAG GCTTTCCTTTGATAAGGATGCAATGGTAGCCCGAGCCAGGCGCCTCATTGAGCTTTACAAAGAAGCTGGGATCAGCAAGGACAGAATTCTCATCAAGTTATCCTCAACCTGGGAGGGAATTCAGGCTGGAAA GGAGCTGGAGGAGCAGCATGGCATCCACTGCAACATGACGCTGCTCTTCTCCTTCGCCCAGGCTGTGGCCTGCGCTGAAGCGGGTGTGACGCTCATCTCTCCCTTTGTGGGGCGCATCCTTGACTGGCATGTGGCGAACACAGACAAGAAATCCTATGAACCCCAGGAGGACCCTG GGGTAAAGAGTGTCACCAAAATCTATAACTACTACAAGAAGTTTGGCTACAAGACCATTGTCATGGGCGCCTCCTTCCGTAACACTGGTGAGATCAAAGCACTGGCAGGCTGTGATTTCCTCACCATCTCGCCCAAGCTCCTGGGGGAGCTGCTCAAGGATAACACCAAGCTGGCACCTGTGCTTTCCGTCAAAGCGG cccagaccagtgactTGGAGAAGATACATCTGGACGAGAAGGCCTTCCGTTGGCTTCACAATGAGGACCAAATGGCTGTGGAGAAGCTCTCTGACGGGATCCGAAAGTTTGCTGCTGATGCCATTAAGTTAGAGCGGATGCTCACG GAACGAATGTTCAGTGCTGAGAATGGAAAGTAG